A window of the Leucothrix mucor DSM 2157 genome harbors these coding sequences:
- a CDS encoding ABC-F family ATPase, producing the protein MISTANITMQFGSEPLFEDISAKFGNGNRYGLIGANGCGKSTFMKILSGELAPTAGNVSISTGETVGTLSQDQFAFEEYSVIDAVIMGDVNLWKVKQERDRIYAKPDMTEEDGMAVAELEVQFAEMDGYSAENRAGEILLEAGIEEALHFGLMKQVAPGRKLRVLLAQALFANPDILLLDEPTNNLDIDTINWLTTVLNQRKSTMIIISHDRFFLNSVCTHMADIDYGELRIYPGNYEAFVAASTLIREQLLTENAKKSAEIDELQGFVNRFSANASKAKQASSRAKKLDKIKLDEVKASSRISPSISFKQSKQLHRQALTLEDLAHGFDGKTLFSQGNIILEAGAKMAVMGDNGSGKSTFLRCLMNELDANDGVIKWSENVLIGYCPQDSSREFDNDLTIFDWMSQWRTAKHDDLKVRAMLGRLLFTADDANKKARVCSGGEKNRLLFGKLMMMDTNVLIMDEPTNHLDLEAIEALNAGLKHYDGTLIFVSHDREFVSSLATRILDIKDRKLVNFQGTYEEYLAHQNHSRKVVA; encoded by the coding sequence TTGATATCTACCGCAAACATCACCATGCAATTTGGCTCTGAGCCATTGTTCGAAGACATCTCTGCCAAATTTGGCAACGGCAACCGATACGGTTTAATCGGTGCCAATGGTTGCGGCAAATCAACCTTTATGAAAATCCTGAGCGGCGAGCTAGCGCCTACCGCCGGTAACGTATCCATCAGCACTGGCGAAACCGTTGGTACTTTGAGTCAGGATCAATTTGCCTTTGAAGAGTACAGCGTGATTGATGCCGTAATCATGGGTGACGTAAATCTGTGGAAAGTAAAACAGGAACGTGACCGCATTTACGCCAAGCCAGATATGACCGAAGAAGATGGCATGGCCGTAGCTGAGCTGGAAGTCCAGTTTGCAGAAATGGATGGCTACAGCGCTGAAAACCGTGCCGGTGAAATTCTACTGGAAGCCGGTATTGAAGAAGCCCTTCACTTTGGTTTAATGAAGCAAGTAGCACCGGGTAGAAAGCTGCGTGTGTTATTGGCACAAGCGTTGTTTGCAAATCCAGATATCTTGCTGCTGGATGAGCCAACCAACAACTTGGACATCGACACCATCAACTGGCTGACCACGGTGCTGAATCAGCGCAAGTCCACCATGATTATTATCTCGCATGACCGTTTCTTTTTGAACTCAGTCTGCACTCATATGGCCGACATCGACTATGGCGAGCTGCGCATTTATCCGGGTAACTACGAAGCATTCGTCGCTGCCTCGACACTGATTCGCGAGCAACTACTGACTGAGAATGCTAAGAAAAGCGCTGAGATTGACGAGCTGCAAGGCTTCGTTAACCGCTTCTCTGCTAACGCCTCTAAAGCGAAGCAAGCCAGCTCACGTGCCAAAAAGTTGGATAAAATTAAGCTGGATGAAGTGAAAGCCTCCAGCCGTATCTCTCCATCCATCAGCTTTAAGCAGTCCAAGCAGTTGCACCGTCAGGCGCTCACGCTGGAAGATTTGGCACACGGTTTTGATGGCAAAACACTGTTTAGCCAAGGCAATATTATTCTGGAAGCCGGTGCGAAAATGGCGGTCATGGGTGATAACGGCTCGGGTAAAAGTACCTTCTTACGCTGCCTGATGAATGAATTGGATGCTAATGACGGCGTGATCAAATGGTCTGAGAATGTATTGATCGGCTATTGCCCACAAGACAGCAGCCGTGAGTTTGACAATGACCTGACGATTTTCGATTGGATGTCTCAGTGGCGCACCGCCAAGCATGACGATCTGAAAGTACGTGCCATGTTAGGCCGCTTACTATTCACTGCCGATGATGCGAACAAGAAAGCCCGCGTCTGCTCGGGTGGTGAGAAAAACCGCTTATTATTTGGCAAGCTAATGATGATGGACACCAATGTGTTAATCATGGATGAGCCAACGAACCACTTGGACTTAGAAGCCATCGAAGCATTGAATGCTGGTTTGAAACATTATGACGGCACGCTGATTTTCGTCAGCCATGACCGTGAGTTTGTTTCATCGCTGGCAACGCGTATTCTGGACATTAAAGACCGCAAGTTGGTCAACTTCCAAGGTACTTACGAAGAATATCTGGCACACCAAAACCACAGTCGGAAAGTCGTCGCTTAA
- a CDS encoding TetR/AcrR family transcriptional regulator, with amino-acid sequence MPYLKRLAPVPEPIDCKILTAALELFVKKGYHTVSVHQIQSLANVSIGSIYNHFGGKEGVAKALYLHLCIEFDELVDDGIASSDSPREQCRKIIELMFEYTESHADIMAYLFNIRHTEFLSDQLLLCEDAGFVKIDQIIEAGIAAGEFRTMEPLVASSCIFGGAIRMVQLRLDGLIKQPLPELLEQTVAGIFAGVCVAEDSTNAMLGDSLAAKDTSVIASIAV; translated from the coding sequence ATGCCTTATCTAAAACGCCTCGCACCAGTACCTGAACCCATCGACTGTAAAATTCTTACGGCGGCGTTAGAGCTGTTTGTAAAAAAAGGCTACCACACGGTTTCAGTACATCAGATCCAAAGTCTGGCGAATGTCAGCATCGGGTCCATCTATAATCACTTCGGTGGAAAAGAGGGTGTGGCCAAGGCGCTGTACCTGCATTTGTGCATTGAATTTGATGAGTTGGTGGATGATGGGATTGCCAGTAGTGACTCGCCACGTGAGCAGTGCCGAAAGATTATTGAGTTGATGTTTGAGTACACAGAATCCCACGCCGACATCATGGCTTATCTGTTTAATATCCGACACACCGAGTTTTTGAGTGATCAGTTATTACTGTGTGAAGATGCTGGTTTTGTGAAAATCGATCAGATTATTGAAGCAGGAATTGCCGCAGGTGAGTTTCGCACTATGGAGCCCTTGGTGGCTTCATCCTGTATTTTTGGCGGGGCAATTCGAATGGTGCAGCTGCGATTAGATGGTTTGATTAAGCAGCCATTGCCTGAATTATTGGAGCAAACGGTTGCTGGGATATTTGCGGGTGTTTGCGTTGCAGAGGATTCTACTAATGCAATGCTGGGTGATTCTCTAGCGGCAAAGGACACGTCCGTTATTGCTTCAATTGCAGTGTAA
- the fghA gene encoding S-formylglutathione hydrolase, which yields MQQIETVKEFGGYLNRYRHQSVVNQCEMTFSVYLPPQSTDGPVPALYWLSGLTCTDDNARTKAGAQRYAAEHGIALIFPDTSPRGDVVPDEPERYDLGQGAGFYVNATHTPYADNYHMYDYVTKELPALVEAQLPLLPGVKSVTGHSMGGHGALICALKEPDAYRSVSAFAPICNPVNCGWGKGCFTAYLGEDQSSWAAYDATELVKGGARVPHILVDSGLADEFYDEGQLLPENLKAACEAAGQPLALRLQEGYDHSYHFIATFIGEHIAYHAERLKAV from the coding sequence ATGCAACAAATTGAAACAGTTAAAGAGTTTGGCGGCTACCTTAACCGTTACCGCCATCAGTCGGTCGTTAACCAGTGTGAGATGACCTTCTCGGTCTATCTGCCGCCACAATCCACCGATGGACCAGTGCCGGCCCTATACTGGCTATCGGGCCTTACCTGCACGGATGACAATGCACGTACCAAAGCCGGTGCGCAGCGTTATGCCGCAGAGCATGGTATCGCACTGATTTTTCCAGACACCAGCCCACGTGGCGATGTGGTTCCGGATGAGCCAGAGCGTTACGATCTTGGTCAAGGTGCAGGCTTTTATGTGAATGCCACGCACACGCCTTACGCTGATAACTACCACATGTATGACTATGTGACTAAAGAGCTACCGGCTTTAGTGGAAGCGCAACTGCCATTACTGCCGGGCGTTAAATCAGTAACGGGTCACTCAATGGGTGGCCATGGTGCCTTGATTTGTGCACTGAAAGAGCCAGATGCTTATCGCTCTGTCTCAGCGTTTGCACCTATTTGTAATCCAGTGAATTGTGGCTGGGGTAAAGGTTGCTTTACGGCGTACCTTGGTGAAGATCAGAGCAGCTGGGCCGCTTACGATGCCACTGAGTTGGTCAAAGGCGGCGCTCGTGTTCCACACATCTTGGTTGATTCTGGATTGGCCGATGAGTTTTATGATGAAGGCCAGTTGTTGCCTGAAAATCTTAAAGCGGCCTGTGAGGCAGCAGGCCAACCCTTAGCGCTACGCTTGCAGGAAGGTTACGACCATAGCTATCACTTCATCGCGACCTTTATTGGTGAGCACATTGCTTATCATGCAGAGCGCCTGAAGGCCGTTTAA
- a CDS encoding SCO family protein — translation MQPSLKHLRVLCWLVLFGLSTTLSAADIAPAIGYRTLSYELPEVGSYQLPALKQAADGTVLDTNENPRQLHDLYRGKYTLLGFIYSNCGDLNGCPLSSYVFYKLKSQMQKDPELANNLRLMSLSFDPERDTPKVMQLYGKNFDYAGPNGEWHFLTTDSEASLQPLLKSYEQDVQREMSVNGKAGTAISHVLRVYLIDPENAIRNIYSVQFLHPDIIINDLKTLLQQDRRLNKQTPDSVESAPKPATETQVKLIQAANKTETTATATATATATATATATATASLAEQPIHQRQGKAADLLALTQSPPLGLPPLDQAQQQNLSTDRIALGRKLFFDRRLSLNDTLSCAMCHVPDQGFTSNEIATAVGFEGRSVRRNTPSLYNVAHAKTLFHDAREDSLEQQVWGPFLATNEMANPSIGYVINKLRKFTDYDGLFETSFDKQGPNMQTVGLALAAYQRSLLSADSPFDRWYFGKQPPAQASFSKQAEAGFKLFTGKARCSSCHTIGTDSALFSDHALHNTGLGYLNSMGKKPETQRVMLAPGIFVDVDSKIIDSVSEAPIADLGHYEVSQDPADRWKYKTPILRNVAITAPYMHNGSLPSLRSVVEFYNQGGIANPGLDPLITPLNLDDTEVDQLVAFLQSLTGSNIDTLVSDAFAAPIGDTVVTPAKQPTTKASEPKTQKTNTVGGDFTLTDHHGKPFKLTQLRGKVALIFFGYTHCPDVCPTELARMAQLLKQLGNDADKVQGLFVSVDPERDTPEILSQYVPYFHSSLIGLTGSQKQIQAVTDAYHVQTKVQQNQRTDTHYFVDHTANLFIIDGQGKLAQIVPFGFPAQHILDAVKRTIAALNSNPLITTNQ, via the coding sequence ATGCAACCTTCATTGAAACATTTAAGGGTTCTGTGTTGGCTGGTGCTATTTGGCTTGTCGACCACGCTCAGCGCTGCTGATATTGCACCGGCTATTGGTTACCGCACGCTATCTTATGAATTGCCAGAAGTTGGGAGCTATCAACTCCCGGCATTAAAGCAAGCAGCAGATGGCACGGTACTGGATACCAATGAAAACCCACGCCAGCTTCACGATTTATACCGTGGGAAATACACACTGCTCGGCTTTATCTACAGCAATTGCGGCGATTTGAATGGCTGCCCGCTGTCATCCTATGTGTTTTACAAACTCAAATCGCAAATGCAGAAAGACCCAGAGCTTGCGAATAATCTGCGACTAATGAGCCTGAGCTTTGACCCTGAGCGCGACACGCCAAAAGTCATGCAGCTTTACGGAAAGAATTTTGATTACGCTGGCCCAAATGGCGAATGGCATTTTCTCACCACCGACTCGGAAGCCAGCCTGCAACCACTACTCAAATCCTATGAGCAAGATGTGCAGCGTGAGATGTCGGTTAATGGTAAAGCGGGTACGGCGATCTCTCATGTGTTGCGCGTGTATTTGATTGATCCTGAGAATGCGATTCGCAATATTTACAGTGTTCAGTTTTTACATCCTGACATTATTATCAATGATCTGAAAACATTGCTGCAGCAAGATCGACGGCTTAACAAGCAAACTCCAGACTCAGTGGAGTCCGCACCGAAGCCAGCGACTGAAACCCAAGTAAAACTCATTCAAGCAGCCAACAAAACAGAAACAACTGCAACTGCAACTGCAACTGCAACTGCAACTGCAACTGCAACTGCAACTGCAACTGCAAGCTTAGCCGAGCAGCCTATTCATCAACGACAAGGTAAAGCCGCCGATTTATTGGCGCTAACCCAATCACCACCGCTTGGCCTGCCGCCGCTAGATCAAGCACAACAACAAAACCTTAGCACTGACCGCATTGCTCTCGGTCGCAAGCTGTTTTTTGACCGTCGCTTGTCCCTAAATGACACGCTCTCCTGTGCCATGTGCCATGTGCCAGACCAAGGCTTTACCAGTAATGAAATCGCCACAGCGGTTGGTTTTGAGGGCCGTAGCGTCAGGCGCAACACACCCAGCTTATATAACGTTGCCCACGCCAAAACCCTATTTCACGATGCCCGTGAAGACTCATTAGAGCAGCAAGTTTGGGGGCCGTTTTTAGCAACGAATGAAATGGCCAATCCATCCATTGGCTATGTGATTAATAAGCTGAGAAAATTTACTGACTACGATGGCTTGTTTGAAACTAGCTTCGATAAACAAGGCCCGAATATGCAAACGGTCGGTCTTGCACTTGCGGCTTATCAACGCAGCTTACTCTCCGCTGATTCGCCATTTGATCGCTGGTACTTTGGTAAACAGCCGCCGGCGCAAGCCAGTTTCAGCAAACAAGCCGAAGCAGGCTTTAAGCTATTCACCGGAAAAGCACGTTGCAGCAGCTGCCATACAATTGGTACAGACTCTGCACTATTCAGCGATCATGCACTGCATAACACCGGCTTAGGCTATTTAAACTCCATGGGCAAAAAGCCAGAAACCCAGCGTGTCATGTTGGCGCCCGGGATCTTTGTAGATGTAGACAGCAAAATTATCGACAGCGTAAGTGAAGCACCGATTGCCGACCTTGGCCACTATGAAGTGAGCCAAGACCCCGCTGATCGCTGGAAATACAAAACCCCGATATTACGCAATGTCGCGATCACCGCACCCTATATGCACAATGGCAGCCTGCCAAGCTTACGCTCTGTGGTGGAGTTTTATAATCAGGGTGGCATTGCAAACCCCGGACTTGATCCACTCATTACGCCATTAAACTTAGACGACACTGAAGTCGATCAACTAGTCGCGTTTCTGCAAAGCCTGACCGGCAGTAATATCGACACGCTGGTTTCTGATGCCTTCGCAGCGCCTATTGGTGATACGGTGGTTACACCAGCAAAGCAGCCAACAACCAAGGCTAGCGAGCCGAAAACCCAAAAAACCAATACGGTTGGTGGGGACTTTACGCTCACTGATCACCACGGCAAGCCCTTTAAACTGACGCAATTACGCGGCAAAGTCGCGTTGATTTTCTTCGGTTACACGCATTGTCCTGATGTCTGCCCGACGGAGCTTGCAAGGATGGCTCAGCTATTAAAGCAACTGGGAAATGATGCGGATAAAGTACAAGGGCTGTTTGTCAGCGTAGACCCTGAGCGGGATACACCAGAAATTCTGAGTCAATACGTGCCCTACTTTCACTCCAGCTTAATCGGCCTCACAGGAAGCCAGAAACAGATTCAAGCCGTGACTGATGCTTATCATGTACAAACAAAGGTTCAGCAGAACCAACGCACAGACACGCATTATTTTGTCGATCACACGGCAAATTTGTTTATCATTGATGGCCAAGGAAAGCTGGCACAAATCGTCCCATTCGGCTTTCCGGCACAACATATTTTAGATGCAGTAAAGCGCACTATCGCAGCGTTAAATTCCAACCCATTAATCACAACCAACCAGTAA
- a CDS encoding pirin family protein, which yields MPDTIVKTMPLEPIWQTPDPFLFCVHHLDFYPKANAQLGPDASLQGHQLGQDFMPSNGDDWRMYHGQTMPGFPAHPHRGFETITVTTQGLIDHADSMGAAGRYGNGDTQWMTAGKGVQHAEMFPLLDEAEPNPLELFQIWLNLPSVNKMVEPHFTMFWSEQTPQLVSQDESQRETRVKIVAGDLEGLNALAPPPDSWASGADNEVAVWIIDMDANAQWTLPAASSGLNRRLYYYDGAGLSLDEKFIPLNHCIDLISDRSVALKAGEQGAQLLLLQGRPINEPVAQYGPFVMNNKAELQQAFADYQATQFGGWPWPEAEQSHGKTQGRFARYADGREEQP from the coding sequence ATGCCAGATACGATTGTTAAAACTATGCCATTAGAGCCGATTTGGCAAACGCCTGATCCGTTTCTTTTTTGCGTGCATCATCTGGATTTTTACCCAAAAGCTAATGCGCAATTAGGGCCTGATGCGTCTTTGCAAGGCCATCAGTTGGGTCAGGATTTTATGCCAAGCAATGGTGATGATTGGCGGATGTATCATGGTCAGACGATGCCGGGCTTTCCGGCGCATCCGCATCGTGGTTTTGAAACAATTACTGTTACCACACAAGGCTTGATTGATCATGCGGACTCAATGGGCGCAGCCGGTCGTTATGGCAATGGAGATACGCAATGGATGACTGCCGGTAAAGGCGTGCAACACGCTGAAATGTTTCCTTTGTTAGATGAGGCCGAGCCCAACCCGTTGGAGCTATTTCAAATCTGGTTGAATCTACCCTCGGTCAATAAAATGGTCGAGCCGCATTTTACAATGTTCTGGAGTGAGCAAACACCACAACTAGTTTCACAGGATGAGAGCCAACGCGAAACACGAGTAAAAATTGTGGCTGGGGATTTGGAAGGGCTGAATGCCTTAGCGCCTCCGCCAGACTCTTGGGCCAGCGGTGCGGATAATGAAGTTGCCGTCTGGATTATCGATATGGATGCCAATGCACAGTGGACCTTGCCAGCCGCCTCATCGGGTTTGAATCGTCGACTCTATTATTACGATGGTGCGGGGCTTTCCTTGGATGAAAAATTCATACCACTTAATCATTGCATCGATTTAATCTCAGATAGAAGCGTTGCACTAAAAGCCGGTGAGCAGGGGGCGCAATTGTTACTGCTGCAGGGTCGCCCCATTAACGAGCCGGTTGCGCAATACGGCCCGTTCGTCATGAACAATAAAGCCGAGCTACAACAAGCCTTTGCAGACTATCAAGCGACTCAGTTTGGCGGTTGGCCGTGGCCTGAAGCGGAGCAATCACATGGCAAAACACAAGGTCGTTTTGCGCGCTATGCCGATGGGCGTGAAGAGCAACCTTAG
- a CDS encoding S-(hydroxymethyl)glutathione dehydrogenase/class III alcohol dehydrogenase, protein MKCKAAIAWGPKQALEIEEVEVAGPREGEVLLKVHATGVCHTDAFTMSGDDPEGVFPAILGHEGGCEVVEVGPGVKNLEVGDHVIPLYIAECGDCEYCNSTKSNLCQTIAPTIWTGFMPDGTRRFKARGQDIYHYMGCSTFSEYTVVPEIALAKINKAAPLDKVCLLGCGVTTGIGAVLNTAKVEPGSTVAVFGLGGIGLSVIQGAVMAKASRILAVDLNPEKWEMAKALGATDFVNPKEIDGSVSEYIQEITNGGVDYSFECIGNVHVMRDALECTHMGWGVSTVIGVAGAGQVIQTRPFNLVVGRTWKGSAFGGVKGRTELPGYVERYMSGEIELDKMVTHTMGLEDINKAFDLMHEGKSIRSVILM, encoded by the coding sequence ATGAAATGTAAAGCAGCAATTGCCTGGGGCCCAAAACAGGCGCTTGAAATCGAAGAAGTAGAAGTCGCCGGCCCTCGTGAAGGTGAAGTTCTGCTAAAAGTTCATGCCACAGGCGTGTGCCATACCGATGCATTCACCATGTCTGGTGATGACCCAGAGGGCGTATTCCCAGCGATTTTAGGTCACGAAGGTGGCTGTGAAGTGGTTGAAGTAGGCCCGGGCGTTAAGAATCTGGAAGTCGGCGACCATGTTATCCCGCTATACATCGCTGAGTGTGGCGATTGCGAATACTGCAACAGCACTAAGTCCAACTTGTGCCAAACCATCGCACCAACCATCTGGACGGGCTTCATGCCAGATGGCACGCGTCGCTTTAAAGCACGTGGCCAAGATATCTATCACTACATGGGTTGCTCAACCTTCTCTGAGTACACGGTAGTGCCTGAAATCGCATTGGCGAAAATCAACAAAGCAGCACCTTTGGATAAGGTTTGCTTGTTAGGTTGTGGTGTAACTACCGGTATCGGTGCAGTATTAAATACCGCGAAAGTAGAGCCAGGTTCTACTGTTGCGGTATTTGGCTTAGGCGGTATCGGCTTGTCTGTTATTCAGGGCGCGGTTATGGCTAAAGCCTCACGCATTCTGGCAGTTGATCTTAACCCTGAAAAATGGGAAATGGCTAAAGCCCTTGGCGCGACTGACTTCGTTAACCCGAAAGAAATCGATGGCTCCGTCAGCGAATACATTCAGGAAATCACTAATGGTGGTGTTGATTACTCATTTGAGTGTATCGGTAACGTCCACGTAATGCGTGACGCGCTGGAATGTACTCACATGGGCTGGGGTGTTTCTACCGTAATCGGCGTTGCTGGTGCCGGACAAGTCATCCAAACCCGTCCATTCAATCTGGTCGTTGGTCGTACCTGGAAAGGCTCTGCATTCGGTGGCGTTAAAGGCCGTACTGAGTTACCAGGCTACGTTGAGCGCTATATGTCTGGCGAAATCGAGCTGGATAAGATGGTCACTCACACCATGGGACTGGAAGACATCAACAAAGCCTTCGACCTGATGCACGAAGGTAAGAGTATCCGTTCTGTCATCCTGATGTAA
- a CDS encoding ACT domain-containing protein — translation MSAQIMDSNTTSAAVPTKSVLKLIVNNHAGVMSHVCGLFSRRSYNLEGIMVMPIASEQGARSCIWLLLDEKEKLPQIIQQTQKLVDVLSIERHPLSGSVFEKTNDYFTA, via the coding sequence ATGAGTGCACAAATCATGGATTCAAATACAACGTCGGCAGCAGTTCCAACCAAGTCGGTGTTAAAGCTAATTGTCAATAACCATGCCGGTGTGATGTCGCATGTGTGTGGCTTGTTCTCGCGCCGTTCATACAATCTGGAAGGCATTATGGTGATGCCTATTGCCAGCGAGCAGGGCGCGCGCAGTTGCATTTGGTTGTTACTGGATGAGAAGGAGAAATTGCCGCAGATTATTCAACAAACACAGAAGCTGGTGGATGTATTAAGCATTGAGCGGCATCCGCTATCCGGTAGCGTATTTGAGAAGACGAATGATTATTTTACGGCTTAA
- a CDS encoding zinc-dependent peptidase produces MPDTSTILMALIVLGAIAAFAWPRYKLYKAMNEPFPEEWRKTLRHNFPVFRRMPTDLQLQMKQRIKRFLHDKQFIGCADFEITDEVRVTIAASACLLLLNRNTDVYSGLRYILVYPDAFLVERETRDSAGLAFSQKRGLLGESWSNGKVILSWDDVLRGNQKFDDGANVAIHEFAHQLDHATGATNGAPFLGSSARSKRWATVLTTEFERLRQAAYHGDETLIDQYGATEPAEFFAVVTETFFEKPKQLLAKHPALFAELKNYYRVDPGDWVS; encoded by the coding sequence ATGCCCGATACATCGACCATCTTAATGGCACTGATTGTGCTTGGTGCGATTGCCGCCTTTGCTTGGCCTCGGTACAAGCTTTACAAAGCGATGAATGAACCATTCCCCGAAGAATGGCGTAAAACCCTGCGGCATAACTTTCCGGTATTTCGCCGAATGCCCACCGATTTGCAGCTGCAAATGAAGCAGCGGATTAAGCGCTTTTTGCATGATAAGCAGTTTATTGGCTGTGCTGATTTTGAAATTACCGATGAAGTGCGGGTCACCATTGCGGCTTCGGCCTGCTTACTACTGCTGAATCGGAACACTGATGTGTACTCTGGCTTGCGTTACATTCTGGTGTATCCCGATGCTTTTTTGGTTGAGCGTGAAACGCGTGATTCGGCCGGCTTAGCCTTTTCGCAAAAGCGTGGCTTACTGGGTGAGTCGTGGAGTAATGGTAAGGTGATTTTATCGTGGGATGATGTGTTGCGTGGCAATCAAAAATTCGATGATGGCGCTAATGTAGCAATCCATGAGTTTGCGCATCAACTCGATCATGCAACGGGCGCAACCAATGGCGCACCATTTTTAGGAAGTTCTGCCAGATCCAAACGCTGGGCGACTGTACTGACTACGGAATTTGAGCGGTTACGGCAGGCAGCTTATCATGGCGATGAAACATTGATTGATCAGTACGGTGCAACCGAGCCAGCAGAGTTTTTTGCAGTAGTCACTGAGACGTTTTTTGAAAAGCCAAAGCAGCTACTAGCGAAGCACCCAGCTTTGTTTGCGGAGTTGAAAAATTATTATCGGGTTGACCCCGGTGATTGGGTCAGCTGA
- a CDS encoding selenium-binding protein SBP56-related protein, with the protein MSYETRKFPVRNALALALMVCGISATTITAVQADETCMSPYMAKITGQEDFVYIWTLGVEGLGDAQDKLVTVDVNPKSEQYGKVINSLSVGGRNEAHHSGLTDDRKYLWAGGLDTNKIFIFDVHTDPAKPTLHKVITDFVSASGGAVGPHTTYALPGKMIITALSNNKDNGGRTALVEYSNAGEYLQTHWMPSDQDLNGAVKTGKYSDGFGYDIRALPRRNAMFTSSFTGWSNYMMDFGKMLGDQEAMKRFGNTMVRWDLHARKPKEVFDVPGAPLEVRCAWQPRNNWCVTTTALTSKIWIVHENTDGKWKAEPVADIGDPSKIPLPVDISLSSDDQGLWVNTFMDGKTRYFDMSDPFNPKQTYEKQIGAQVNMASSSWDGKRVYYTSSLLANWDKKGADNEQYFKAYNWDGKELTEQFSIDFTKEKLGRAHQMRFGAYSLYANASPVTPKTKLSQLAQ; encoded by the coding sequence ATGTCATACGAAACAAGAAAATTTCCGGTGCGTAATGCGCTGGCGCTGGCTTTAATGGTTTGCGGAATATCTGCAACAACGATTACTGCGGTACAGGCCGATGAAACCTGCATGTCTCCTTATATGGCCAAAATTACTGGCCAGGAAGACTTCGTGTATATATGGACGCTGGGTGTCGAGGGATTAGGCGACGCACAGGACAAACTGGTGACAGTGGATGTGAATCCAAAATCTGAACAGTATGGCAAAGTAATTAATAGCTTGTCGGTAGGCGGTCGCAATGAGGCGCACCACTCCGGCTTAACTGATGACCGCAAATACCTCTGGGCTGGCGGTCTGGATACCAACAAGATTTTTATATTTGATGTGCACACTGATCCTGCCAAACCAACGTTGCATAAAGTGATTACTGACTTTGTATCCGCCAGTGGCGGTGCTGTGGGCCCTCATACGACTTATGCGCTCCCCGGCAAGATGATTATCACTGCTCTATCCAATAACAAGGATAATGGTGGTCGTACTGCCTTGGTGGAATACAGTAATGCTGGTGAATACCTCCAAACGCATTGGATGCCGAGCGATCAGGATTTAAATGGCGCAGTGAAAACCGGAAAATATTCTGATGGCTTTGGCTATGACATTCGTGCGCTACCACGCCGCAATGCCATGTTTACTTCATCGTTTACCGGCTGGTCTAACTACATGATGGATTTCGGTAAAATGCTGGGCGACCAAGAGGCCATGAAGCGCTTTGGTAACACCATGGTGCGCTGGGATTTGCACGCCAGAAAGCCCAAAGAAGTATTCGATGTACCCGGTGCGCCACTGGAAGTGCGCTGTGCTTGGCAACCACGCAATAACTGGTGCGTCACCACGACTGCCCTGACCTCAAAAATCTGGATTGTGCACGAAAACACCGATGGTAAATGGAAAGCAGAGCCTGTCGCAGATATTGGCGATCCTTCCAAAATCCCACTGCCGGTGGATATTTCATTGTCTTCAGATGATCAGGGCTTATGGGTGAACACCTTTATGGATGGCAAAACTCGTTACTTTGATATGAGCGACCCATTCAATCCGAAGCAAACCTATGAAAAGCAAATCGGCGCACAAGTGAATATGGCTTCCTCCAGTTGGGATGGCAAGCGCGTGTATTACACCTCATCACTACTCGCCAACTGGGATAAAAAAGGTGCTGACAATGAGCAATATTTCAAAGCCTATAATTGGGATGGCAAAGAACTGACCGAGCAGTTCAGCATTGATTTTACTAAAGAAAAGCTAGGACGCGCACACCAAATGCGGTTTGGCGCTTACTCCTTGTATGCCAATGCCAGCCCGGTGACACCTAAAACCAAACTGAGCCAGTTAGCTCAGTAA